In Desulfonatronospira thiodismutans ASO3-1, a single window of DNA contains:
- a CDS encoding PAS domain-containing hybrid sensor histidine kinase/response regulator: MPKKSPRKMHANPLEKPCFESPQDILMHAPVGIFISTPKGLAVSANHALSRMFGYDSPDEFTGTVKDIWSQLYVDSADRAEIISLVHKQGAVNDHECRMRRRDGSIFWSSQNIRADQDQHGRLNHYQVFITDISARKQSPEPSPTGLTSYVLDTIPDLIFIKDMHGVYIGCNSAFASHLGRDRDEITGKNDYQLYSAEMADFFREKDKQVLKRAASGSNEEWISYPDGREILLETLKTPYRDQHGNITGIVGIGRDITGRKMAEKALEESEKRFRIVFENLPGGIFIHDLDGKILMANDTACKNTGYSMQELLNMYIKDIDVHALNPEGRFEAWDLLREGQSISVESMHTRKNGSSYPTEVYLNAMSLDAKPVIFAVAFDITVRKRMEKALQESESSFKMLAEKCPISIMRFDRHGRVNFVNDWHIDKFAFNRLDKDFFLNRSVHELPGLVNAGIDHEVAKIFKGRTVEMDEVFFPEFAAGGPGWVSIRAVPVYEKGVVAGGILIRENITQRKKADEALRISEQKYRQLFESSPVSLWELDFSEVKKRLDALQAEGVQDLHSYFAGRQELIWEMADMVKVLDVNQQSLNLFRARTKRELMTGITSIFDKESQNKNFIQFLKVMACRGQGVVVERDHVTLDGQKLKTQVYWSVASGHEQDYSLVLACIVDNTDLLQTRQQLYQAKEQAVAANQAKSHFLATMSHEIRTPINGIMGLMQLMQDTTQDREQQEYVDLALTSAQRLTRLLSDILDLSRVEAGKMTIQEEKFSPRDLAGSVAELFKVTAKDRGVSLECILDPGLPGEIIGDPARVRQILFNLVGNAVKYSEHGNVNLHMTPVPAGRNEDIRVLFIVSDTGIGIPEDRIKTLFDPFVQVEDYQTRKHQGAGLGLAIIRRLTQLMGGNISIDSTEGEGTAVYVALPFKLPDKASLPEYEQQPQSDETTQGLRILLAEDDASNQFPMLKILEKMGHEVVLAADGQEVLQILEEQDFNCIIMDIHMPIMSGTEAAGIIRRSRKIGNNRDIPIIALTASAMHGDREKFLQSGMNDYLAKPVKAADLQRVLQKHAG, from the coding sequence ATGCCCAAGAAATCTCCCAGAAAAATGCACGCCAATCCGCTGGAAAAGCCTTGCTTTGAGAGCCCTCAGGACATCCTGATGCATGCCCCTGTGGGCATATTCATCTCAACACCCAAGGGTCTGGCTGTTTCAGCCAATCATGCCCTGAGCCGCATGTTCGGCTATGATTCACCCGACGAATTCACCGGTACTGTCAAGGACATCTGGTCCCAGCTGTATGTGGACTCCGCTGACAGGGCGGAAATCATAAGCCTGGTGCATAAGCAGGGAGCGGTAAACGATCATGAATGCCGGATGCGCCGCAGGGACGGCAGTATTTTCTGGAGTTCCCAAAATATCCGTGCTGATCAGGACCAGCATGGACGACTCAACCATTACCAGGTTTTCATAACTGACATCAGTGCCCGAAAGCAAAGCCCTGAACCTTCGCCCACGGGCCTTACCAGTTATGTACTGGACACAATTCCGGATCTGATTTTCATCAAGGACATGCACGGCGTTTATATAGGATGCAACAGCGCATTCGCCAGCCACCTGGGCCGGGACAGGGATGAGATAACCGGTAAAAACGATTACCAGCTATACAGCGCCGAAATGGCAGACTTTTTCAGAGAAAAAGATAAGCAGGTGCTTAAAAGGGCTGCATCAGGCAGCAATGAGGAGTGGATATCATATCCAGATGGCCGGGAAATCCTCCTGGAAACCCTGAAAACACCATACCGCGACCAGCACGGAAACATCACGGGAATAGTAGGGATAGGCCGTGACATCACCGGTAGAAAGATGGCTGAAAAAGCCCTGGAAGAAAGTGAAAAGCGCTTCAGAATAGTCTTTGAAAATCTTCCTGGAGGTATTTTTATCCATGACCTGGATGGAAAAATTCTCATGGCCAACGATACTGCATGCAAAAATACCGGCTACTCCATGCAGGAACTTTTGAATATGTACATCAAGGACATTGACGTCCATGCCCTGAATCCGGAAGGCAGATTTGAAGCCTGGGATCTCCTCAGGGAGGGTCAGTCCATCTCCGTTGAATCTATGCACACCAGGAAAAACGGCTCTTCTTACCCTACCGAGGTATACCTGAACGCCATGAGCCTGGACGCCAAGCCGGTTATATTTGCCGTGGCCTTCGATATCACTGTACGCAAGCGCATGGAGAAGGCCCTGCAGGAAAGCGAGTCATCATTTAAGATGCTTGCTGAAAAATGTCCTATATCCATCATGCGCTTTGACCGTCATGGCAGGGTCAACTTTGTAAATGACTGGCATATCGACAAATTTGCGTTTAACAGGCTGGACAAGGATTTTTTCCTCAACAGATCGGTTCATGAACTGCCGGGCCTGGTCAACGCCGGAATAGACCATGAAGTTGCAAAAATCTTCAAAGGCCGGACAGTGGAAATGGACGAAGTCTTTTTTCCCGAGTTTGCAGCAGGCGGTCCCGGCTGGGTAAGCATAAGAGCCGTTCCTGTTTACGAGAAAGGGGTGGTTGCAGGGGGCATTCTGATCCGTGAAAACATAACCCAGCGCAAGAAGGCAGATGAGGCCCTGCGCATAAGTGAACAGAAATACAGGCAACTGTTCGAATCATCCCCTGTTTCCCTGTGGGAACTGGACTTCTCAGAAGTGAAAAAGCGTCTGGATGCACTCCAGGCCGAGGGAGTCCAGGATCTTCACTCCTATTTTGCAGGCCGTCAGGAGTTGATCTGGGAAATGGCTGACATGGTGAAGGTGCTCGATGTCAATCAGCAGAGCCTCAACCTCTTCAGGGCCCGGACAAAAAGGGAACTGATGACCGGAATAACCAGTATTTTCGACAAAGAGTCCCAAAACAAAAATTTTATACAGTTTTTAAAGGTGATGGCCTGCAGGGGGCAAGGTGTTGTCGTTGAAAGAGACCATGTAACACTGGACGGACAGAAACTGAAAACCCAGGTCTACTGGTCTGTTGCTTCAGGACATGAGCAGGACTACTCCCTTGTGCTGGCATGCATTGTGGACAACACTGATCTTTTGCAGACCAGGCAGCAACTTTACCAGGCCAAGGAGCAGGCCGTGGCCGCAAACCAGGCCAAATCACACTTCCTGGCCACCATGAGTCATGAAATCCGAACTCCCATCAACGGCATAATGGGGCTGATGCAGCTTATGCAGGACACCACCCAGGACAGGGAACAACAGGAGTATGTCGACCTGGCCCTTACCTCGGCTCAGCGCCTGACCAGGCTTCTATCGGACATCCTGGATCTATCCAGGGTGGAGGCGGGAAAAATGACCATCCAGGAAGAAAAGTTCAGTCCCAGGGATCTTGCCGGGTCCGTGGCCGAGCTGTTCAAGGTCACTGCAAAAGACAGGGGGGTCTCCCTGGAGTGCATCCTGGACCCGGGCCTGCCTGGTGAAATAATCGGCGACCCGGCCAGGGTCCGTCAGATACTGTTCAACCTTGTGGGCAATGCGGTTAAATACTCTGAACATGGAAACGTCAATCTGCACATGACGCCTGTGCCTGCAGGCAGAAATGAAGATATCCGGGTGCTTTTCATTGTCTCGGATACCGGAATCGGCATCCCGGAAGACAGGATCAAAACCCTGTTCGATCCTTTTGTACAGGTGGAGGACTATCAGACCAGAAAACACCAGGGAGCCGGGCTGGGCCTGGCCATCATCCGCCGTCTTACTCAGCTCATGGGCGGCAACATAAGCATTGACAGCACAGAAGGCGAAGGAACCGCAGTGTACGTTGCCCTGCCCTTCAAGCTGCCTGACAAGGCATCCCTGCCGGAGTATGAACAGCAACCGCAGTCAGATGAAACGACTCAGGGTCTGCGCATTCTCCTTGCTGAGGATGACGCATCCAACCAGTTTCCCATGCTGAAAATCCTGGAAAAAATGGGGCACGAGGTGGTGCTGGCTGCAGACGGTCAAGAAGTGCTGCAAATCCTTGAAGAACAGGATTTCAACTGCATCATTATGGACATCCATATGCCCATAATGAGTGGAACAGAGGCAGCCGGCATTATCCGCAGATCCAGAAAAATCGGCAACAATAGAGACATCCCCATCATTGCCCTGACCGCCAGTGCCATGCATGGCGATCGGGAGAAGTTTCTCCAGTCGGGCATGAACGACTACCTGGCCAAGCCGGTGAAGGCGGCTGATCTGCAACGGGTGCTCCAGAAACATGCAGGCTGA
- a CDS encoding sigma-54-dependent transcriptional regulator, producing MENEKDKPALLVVDDESGHRMMVKAVMQDQGFKVMEAGNGLQCLDMLEQQHIDVVLLDIKMPGMDGMQVLERIHRLHPGVQVVMLTAFGSVGSAVDAMKQGAFDYLTKPADIDELKSVIQMALDYSRLVRDSARTGKGLQGVQEKARVIGQSPAMHRVMDLVQQVGPSEASVLILGESGTGKELVARALHQAGPRSQGPLVSINCAALPPELLESELFGYKKGAFTGAAKDKPGKFQLAEKGTLFLDEIGEFPLQLQAKLLRALQEKVVQPLGGTQEDPVDVRFVAATNKDLLQEVRQGNFRQDLYYRLNVVEITVPPLRERMEDLPFLVNHFVEVLGEKNRKQVRGINNNFLQALKSYHWPGNVRELENVVERAIILCRSDVLDAGDLPESIAGGGTTGNFAGNAPGKEGLESAEKAALQQALKANNGHRENTAQALGISRRSLQYKLKKYGLTRKA from the coding sequence ATGGAAAATGAAAAAGACAAGCCCGCACTGCTGGTGGTGGACGACGAATCCGGGCACAGGATGATGGTCAAGGCAGTGATGCAGGACCAGGGCTTTAAGGTGATGGAGGCCGGCAATGGACTGCAGTGCCTGGATATGCTGGAGCAGCAGCATATAGACGTGGTGCTTCTGGACATCAAGATGCCCGGCATGGACGGGATGCAGGTCTTAGAGCGTATACACAGACTGCATCCCGGTGTGCAGGTGGTCATGCTCACGGCCTTTGGAAGCGTAGGTTCTGCCGTGGATGCCATGAAACAGGGCGCATTCGACTATCTGACCAAGCCTGCTGATATCGATGAGCTAAAATCCGTTATCCAGATGGCACTGGATTATTCCAGGCTTGTGCGCGACAGCGCCCGTACCGGAAAAGGCCTGCAGGGCGTGCAGGAAAAGGCCCGGGTCATCGGTCAGAGTCCGGCCATGCACAGGGTCATGGACCTGGTGCAGCAGGTGGGGCCAAGTGAAGCCAGCGTGCTGATACTCGGAGAATCCGGAACAGGCAAGGAACTGGTGGCCAGGGCCCTGCATCAGGCCGGTCCCAGAAGTCAAGGCCCGCTGGTAAGCATTAACTGTGCAGCTTTGCCACCGGAACTGCTGGAGAGCGAACTTTTCGGATATAAAAAAGGGGCCTTTACCGGTGCAGCAAAGGATAAACCGGGCAAATTTCAGCTGGCGGAGAAGGGTACTCTCTTTCTGGACGAGATAGGAGAATTTCCCCTGCAACTGCAGGCCAAGCTTTTGCGGGCTCTGCAGGAAAAAGTGGTCCAGCCCCTGGGCGGCACGCAGGAAGACCCGGTGGACGTACGCTTTGTGGCAGCCACCAACAAGGATCTCCTGCAGGAGGTAAGGCAGGGCAATTTCAGGCAGGATCTGTATTACCGCCTCAATGTGGTGGAGATAACAGTTCCGCCCCTGCGGGAACGAATGGAAGACCTGCCCTTTCTGGTGAATCACTTTGTGGAGGTCCTGGGGGAAAAAAACCGTAAGCAGGTGCGGGGCATAAATAATAATTTTCTGCAGGCCCTTAAAAGCTACCACTGGCCAGGCAATGTCCGCGAACTGGAAAACGTGGTGGAAAGAGCCATAATTCTATGCAGAAGCGATGTCCTGGATGCCGGGGACCTGCCTGAGAGTATAGCCGGCGGGGGTACGACCGGAAATTTTGCCGGGAATGCTCCGGGGAAGGAAGGACTGGAAAGTGCGGAAAAGGCAGCTTTGCAACAGGCACTTAAGGCCAATAATGGGCACCGGGAAAACACTGCTCAGGCTCTGGGCATAAGCAGACGCAGCCTGCAGTACAAACTCAAGAAATATGGACTGACCAGAAAAGCTTGA
- a CDS encoding bifunctional diguanylate cyclase/phosphodiesterase has product MQDKDSTEQIKDLQARLEHQEEINRFTLDALELAASLIDFQPRISSLESPSLILDEICNRIARLIDFQALGIYLVDEQDNDFYPAYMTPAKYNEALAQETGRLIDKGFFPWAMREKRPVILAGSCKDRNIVLHVLSTSARVRGMFVGLIGSEVHTVPDVSWGLLTIVLSSSANQLESFELYKLFRESNIHLKKIVQERTKQLEAQASYDRLTHLPNRDMIFKNLEKQIRWCLHTNDQCQAAFILVDLDMFKEVNESLGHQTGDRLLVQVGERLQELTDDCEILGRLGGDEFALVFTGNDVRKQATKRAGQMIQAMARPFELQGQSLLLDVSIGIAIFPEHGKTLGQILSRADMAMYAAKRMKTGYAVYDPKFESSGINRLNLMSELKKGLQHDQLSLYFQPKINLHTSRVCGVEALIRWHHPTRGFISPEEFIPLAEQGGLIRELTSRVIRMSMEHLQHWKAIGISIPVSINLSVRDIQDNNLPSQISSAIENHALDASCLELEITESAFMSAPQKGLRVLKNLDSLGIPMGIDDFGTGYSSIAYLRDLPVKIIKIDRSFVMDMDSNDNNRKIVKSIIDLGHNLDLQVVAEGVESRTSLDMLKELGCDMAQGYFILKPRPFDELTDWLQKKTDLQKL; this is encoded by the coding sequence ATGCAGGATAAAGACAGCACAGAACAGATAAAAGATCTGCAGGCCAGGCTCGAACACCAGGAAGAGATCAACCGCTTTACCCTGGACGCCCTGGAGCTGGCAGCAAGTCTCATAGACTTTCAGCCCCGCATCAGCAGTCTGGAAAGCCCCTCCCTTATCCTGGACGAGATATGCAACCGCATTGCCAGGCTCATAGACTTCCAGGCCCTGGGAATCTATCTGGTGGACGAACAGGACAACGATTTCTACCCCGCTTACATGACCCCGGCCAAATACAATGAAGCCCTTGCTCAGGAAACAGGCCGGCTTATTGACAAGGGCTTCTTTCCCTGGGCCATGCGGGAAAAAAGACCGGTCATACTTGCCGGATCCTGCAAAGACAGAAATATTGTTCTGCACGTGCTATCAACAAGCGCCCGGGTCCGGGGTATGTTCGTAGGGCTTATAGGTTCCGAGGTACACACTGTGCCTGATGTTTCCTGGGGGCTTTTGACCATTGTCCTGTCCAGCAGCGCCAATCAGCTGGAAAGTTTTGAGCTGTACAAGCTCTTTAGAGAAAGCAATATACACTTGAAAAAAATTGTTCAGGAAAGAACCAAACAGCTTGAGGCCCAGGCCAGCTATGATCGTCTGACGCACCTGCCCAACCGGGACATGATTTTTAAGAACCTGGAAAAACAGATCCGCTGGTGCCTGCATACCAACGATCAGTGCCAGGCCGCCTTTATCCTGGTGGATCTGGATATGTTCAAGGAGGTCAATGAAAGTCTGGGGCATCAGACCGGGGACAGGCTCCTGGTGCAAGTCGGTGAACGTTTGCAGGAATTGACAGACGACTGTGAGATTCTTGGCAGGCTGGGCGGGGATGAGTTTGCCCTGGTCTTCACCGGGAATGACGTCAGGAAACAGGCTACAAAAAGGGCCGGCCAGATGATCCAGGCCATGGCCCGGCCATTTGAGCTTCAGGGGCAAAGCCTTCTTCTGGATGTCAGCATCGGTATAGCCATATTTCCGGAGCACGGCAAAACCCTGGGGCAGATCCTCAGTCGTGCGGACATGGCCATGTATGCGGCCAAGCGCATGAAAACCGGGTATGCCGTGTATGATCCCAAGTTCGAATCCTCGGGAATCAACCGCTTAAACCTCATGTCAGAACTCAAAAAGGGCCTGCAGCATGATCAGCTCTCCCTCTATTTCCAGCCCAAGATAAACCTGCATACAAGCAGGGTCTGCGGCGTTGAGGCCCTTATCAGGTGGCACCACCCCACCCGGGGATTCATATCCCCCGAGGAGTTTATCCCTCTGGCTGAACAGGGCGGCCTCATCAGAGAGCTCACTTCCAGGGTTATCCGCATGAGCATGGAGCACCTGCAGCACTGGAAAGCCATCGGCATCAGCATCCCTGTAAGCATCAACCTCTCGGTGCGGGATATCCAGGACAACAATCTCCCCTCCCAGATCTCATCCGCCATTGAAAATCATGCCCTGGATGCTTCCTGCCTGGAACTGGAAATAACCGAAAGCGCCTTCATGAGCGCTCCGCAAAAGGGCCTTAGGGTCCTGAAAAACCTGGACAGCCTGGGCATCCCCATGGGTATAGACGATTTCGGCACAGGCTACTCGTCCATTGCCTACCTGCGGGATCTGCCGGTGAAAATAATCAAAATCGACCGCAGCTTCGTCATGGACATGGATTCAAACGACAACAACCGCAAAATAGTCAAGTCCATCATAGACCTGGGGCACAACCTTGATCTACAGGTAGTGGCCGAGGGAGTGGAAAGCCGGACAAGCCTGGACATGCTCAAAGAACTGGGCTGCGATATGGCCCAGGGCTACTTCATCCTCAAGCCCAGACCATTTGACGAACTGACGGACTGGCTGCAGAAAAAAACTGATCTGCAAAAACTGTAA
- a CDS encoding HDOD domain-containing protein codes for MGRILVDDIKPGMVLDDDVRDFNGRFLLGKGLSVQEKHLRIFKIWGVSEVTVQGDGAEQDDEPEEFSREERRQAASQILERFPHYDPQHKVSRKLLEIFILWKCRYPGGFYTSDAWHEALDNHTPPSERNRGEPVDPSVIIRDETRMPSLPDIFFQIQEAIQDPRTSARHLADIISKDQGLTSRLLKLVNSAFYGFPSQIDTISRAVAILGTRQLSMLAMGVTVLSGFKSISPDIIDMKGFWKHSLACAIGAKTLAQYRHLSNTESIFICGLLHDIGRLLMLRYFPRETLWSMHLAATEKLELARAEKKFFRQDHAQLGAAIMKNWKLPLKLEQSIRHHNSPGKSSFPIETTLVNMANVLSSGCLMGFSGEYMIPAPDLESWDALNLDPAVLLQTAKLMQSQADNLFQLFFDNK; via the coding sequence ATGGGCAGAATTCTGGTAGACGACATTAAACCCGGCATGGTCCTGGACGATGATGTGCGGGACTTCAACGGCCGCTTTCTCCTGGGCAAGGGCCTGAGCGTTCAGGAAAAGCACCTGCGTATTTTCAAGATCTGGGGGGTCAGCGAAGTAACGGTTCAGGGAGACGGGGCTGAACAGGACGACGAGCCCGAGGAATTCTCCAGGGAAGAACGCCGCCAGGCCGCTTCCCAGATACTGGAAAGATTCCCCCACTACGATCCCCAGCATAAAGTCAGCCGCAAGCTCCTGGAGATATTCATCCTCTGGAAATGCAGGTACCCGGGGGGATTCTACACATCAGATGCCTGGCATGAGGCCCTGGACAACCATACTCCTCCCTCTGAACGTAACAGGGGCGAGCCTGTTGACCCCTCGGTCATTATCCGGGACGAAACCAGGATGCCTTCCCTGCCGGACATCTTTTTTCAGATCCAGGAGGCCATTCAGGACCCCAGGACTTCCGCCAGGCACCTGGCGGATATTATCAGCAAGGACCAGGGCCTGACATCCAGGCTGCTCAAGCTTGTCAACAGCGCCTTTTACGGCTTCCCTTCCCAGATCGACACCATCAGCCGGGCAGTGGCCATCCTGGGCACCAGGCAGCTGAGCATGCTGGCCATGGGAGTGACCGTGCTTTCGGGCTTCAAGAGCATTTCCCCGGACATCATCGACATGAAGGGCTTCTGGAAACACAGCCTGGCCTGCGCCATAGGAGCCAAGACCCTGGCCCAGTACCGCCACCTGTCCAATACCGAAAGCATCTTCATCTGCGGCCTGCTGCACGATATAGGACGTCTGCTCATGCTGCGTTACTTTCCCAGGGAAACCCTCTGGTCCATGCACCTGGCGGCAACAGAAAAACTTGAGCTTGCCCGGGCGGAAAAGAAATTCTTTCGCCAGGACCACGCCCAGCTGGGCGCAGCCATCATGAAGAACTGGAAGCTGCCCCTCAAGCTCGAGCAAAGCATCCGGCATCACAATAGTCCTGGCAAATCCAGCTTTCCCATTGAAACCACCCTGGTAAACATGGCCAATGTGCTCTCCAGCGGGTGCCTCATGGGTTTCAGCGGAGAATATATGATCCCGGCTCCGGACCTGGAAAGCTGGGACGCCCTCAACCTTGACCCTGCGGTGCTGCTTCAGACGGCCAAACTCATGCAGTCCCAGGCGGACAACCTTTTTCAGCTTTTTTTCGACAACAAATGA
- a CDS encoding ArnT family glycosyltransferase: MNYIQARDFFYFALFLSLPLKLILAGTLPLTGDEAYFVIWAQHPAAGYYDHPPLIGWLIHLCMYISGHEILVRLPSILASYVLVWGVYRILSDHDRTKALLAASTLLLTPVFLLGVLVTTDTALILSMFLSVLALHRAETRNSNLLYILSGILLGLAFLSKYFAALLLLAYIFYFLTGGLKKLPRLGLVLLGCLPLVAFNLYWNYTHCWVNIMFNFIGRGGDAEFSPMQPLILLGMLAWVVSPVLLVQLFRHRSQVLSRIRSSGHGLFAFAALVPLAVFFAASLFYSVGAHWILGFVPFLYVIYAALPGKSLILGRKFMLGYALLHIVLVAAALLVPLEIIKERPGLYRDAVFYLRPAQVAEKLDSYRADYYATPSYSRSAVISYYSSHYWGILGTGSRYGREDDRITDFRKLDGRDILFLSRDDELDKDRLSPYFEFLEPSRIQVRETSFAVALGRGFDYSSYQSQVLAQIKKRHYDIPDFLPLGRCFFHERYFQ; encoded by the coding sequence ATGAACTACATCCAGGCCAGAGACTTTTTTTATTTCGCCCTGTTTTTGTCCCTGCCGCTGAAGCTCATCCTGGCCGGGACACTTCCCCTGACCGGTGACGAGGCCTATTTTGTAATCTGGGCCCAGCACCCGGCTGCGGGGTATTATGACCACCCCCCCCTTATCGGGTGGCTGATCCACCTGTGCATGTACATATCCGGGCACGAGATCCTTGTGCGCCTGCCCTCCATCCTGGCCAGCTATGTCCTGGTCTGGGGAGTATACAGGATCCTGAGTGATCACGACCGCACCAAGGCCCTGCTGGCCGCATCCACCCTTCTGCTTACTCCGGTCTTTCTTCTGGGTGTCCTGGTCACCACTGATACCGCGCTTATCCTGTCCATGTTTTTATCCGTGCTGGCCCTGCACCGGGCTGAAACCAGAAACAGCAACCTTCTGTATATACTTTCAGGCATCCTCCTTGGCCTGGCCTTTCTTTCCAAGTATTTCGCCGCCCTGCTGCTCCTGGCATATATTTTTTATTTCCTGACCGGCGGCCTGAAAAAACTTCCCCGGCTGGGGCTTGTCCTTCTGGGCTGCCTGCCTCTGGTGGCATTCAACCTGTACTGGAATTACACTCACTGCTGGGTGAACATAATGTTCAACTTCATAGGCAGGGGAGGCGACGCCGAGTTCAGCCCCATGCAGCCACTCATCCTCCTGGGGATGCTGGCCTGGGTGGTCTCCCCTGTTCTTCTGGTCCAGCTTTTCAGGCACCGCAGTCAGGTGTTAAGCAGAATACGCAGTTCCGGACACGGGCTTTTCGCCTTTGCCGCCCTTGTGCCTCTGGCCGTGTTCTTCGCCGCTTCCCTTTTTTACTCCGTGGGTGCACACTGGATCCTGGGCTTTGTTCCTTTTTTATATGTAATCTACGCTGCATTGCCGGGCAAATCCCTGATCCTGGGCCGCAAATTCATGCTGGGGTATGCCCTGCTGCATATCGTGCTGGTGGCAGCCGCCCTGCTTGTGCCTCTGGAGATAATCAAGGAAAGACCTGGGCTTTACCGGGACGCAGTCTTTTACCTGCGCCCGGCCCAAGTCGCAGAAAAACTGGACTCCTACAGGGCCGATTATTACGCCACACCCAGCTACTCCAGGTCCGCTGTAATCTCCTATTATTCCAGCCACTACTGGGGGATCCTGGGCACCGGCTCCAGATACGGGCGCGAGGATGACCGCATAACGGATTTCAGGAAGCTTGACGGCAGGGACATCCTGTTTCTTTCCCGGGATGACGAGCTGGACAAAGACCGGTTAAGCCCATATTTTGAATTCCTGGAGCCCAGCCGGATCCAGGTCCGGGAGACTTCCTTTGCTGTCGCGCTGGGACGGGGATTTGATTACTCTTCTTACCAAAGCCAGGTACTGGCCCAAATAAAAAAGAGGCATTACGATATACCGGATTTTCTGCCCCTTGGCCGGTGTTTCTTCCATGAGCGTTATTTTCAGTGA
- a CDS encoding SDR family oxidoreductase produces MSKPVLILGAGSDIARALAHQLGAAKYDLYLAGRNLEELQKDARDLEIRYAIKARGVYFDALDFASHEDFYDSLETRPYGVVLAFGVLGDESLARSSREQWEKIIHTNYTGCVSILTVAANRLEQAKEGFVAGISSVAGDRGRAANYVYGSAKAGLSIFLSGLRNRLHGSGVRVITVKPGFVRTRMTRDLELPPRLTATPEQAARDIFQAITKKRDIIYTLWIWRWIMLVIKSIPEKIFKRMSI; encoded by the coding sequence ATGTCAAAACCCGTACTGATCCTGGGGGCCGGCTCGGACATAGCCAGGGCCCTGGCTCACCAACTGGGCGCGGCAAAGTATGATTTGTATCTGGCCGGGCGAAACCTGGAAGAGCTGCAAAAAGACGCCCGGGACCTGGAAATCAGATACGCCATCAAGGCCCGGGGAGTTTATTTCGATGCCCTGGATTTCGCTTCCCATGAAGATTTCTACGACAGCCTTGAAACAAGGCCCTACGGAGTAGTCCTGGCCTTCGGAGTCCTGGGGGATGAGTCCCTGGCCCGCAGTTCCCGTGAGCAGTGGGAAAAAATCATCCATACCAACTATACCGGCTGCGTAAGCATCCTCACTGTGGCCGCCAACCGCCTGGAACAGGCAAAAGAAGGGTTTGTGGCCGGGATAAGCTCCGTTGCAGGCGACCGGGGCCGGGCGGCCAACTATGTATACGGCAGCGCCAAAGCCGGCCTGAGTATCTTTCTAAGCGGCCTTAGAAACAGGCTGCACGGATCCGGGGTCCGGGTGATCACCGTAAAACCTGGCTTTGTCAGAACCAGGATGACCAGGGACCTGGAACTGCCCCCCCGGCTCACCGCTACTCCGGAGCAGGCAGCCAGGGATATTTTTCAGGCCATCACCAAAAAAAGAGACATAATCTATACCCTGTGGATCTGGCGCTGGATCATGCTGGTGATAAAAAGCATTCCCGAGAAAATATTCAAGCGCATGTCCATATAG